A single Streptomyces sannanensis DNA region contains:
- a CDS encoding transporter, with the protein MSAPSLTPIFVRLKLSLLKNGLKRSSGRRAAYIASAVLALLLAALELLGLVLMRGNENAATLVVLLTGVLALGWTFMPLFFPSGDETLDPTRLVMLPLRPRRLTVALLVSSLVGIGPFFSLCLVVGSVIAVAHGAAALVVGVLAVVLTMLVCVALARAVVAANTRLLTSRKGRDLAVLSGLVIAVGLQVVNFGAQRLGDDAGLATLEPVADVVRWLPPASAIGAVDAASEGAYGRAAAGLLLTAAALVALLWVWQRSLVKLMTAPDGSTLEAASGPSRKESARGLGRLLPEGRTGATVQRTLQYMWRHPKIRAGLVTALAIGLIVPVFNVLNGAGTVYFGCFAAWMMGMGMYNQFGQDSSAFWMVLTTISSPRDAYLELRARTIALMIVTVPYSVLVTVVTAALADDWAALPEALGLTFALLGGMLATGAVASAGFPYSIPQDSAHRNVAPGQGAIAWISMFGGMVSAFLLCVPVVALTVWLHLSGGHAWLWLLLPLGAVYGTLLIWGALRWAGPRTAERLPEILTAVSKG; encoded by the coding sequence GTGAGCGCCCCCTCCCTCACTCCGATTTTCGTACGGCTCAAGCTGTCGCTGCTGAAGAACGGTCTGAAGCGGTCCTCCGGCCGCCGGGCCGCGTACATCGCGTCGGCCGTGCTGGCGCTCCTCCTCGCCGCTCTTGAGCTGCTCGGACTGGTCCTGATGCGCGGCAACGAGAACGCGGCCACGCTCGTGGTGCTGCTCACCGGGGTGCTCGCGCTGGGCTGGACCTTCATGCCGCTCTTCTTCCCGTCGGGCGACGAGACGCTGGATCCGACCCGGCTGGTGATGCTGCCGCTGCGACCGCGCCGGCTGACCGTCGCGCTGCTCGTGTCGTCGCTGGTGGGCATCGGGCCGTTCTTCTCGCTCTGCCTGGTCGTCGGCTCGGTGATCGCCGTGGCGCACGGAGCGGCGGCCCTCGTGGTGGGTGTGCTCGCCGTGGTGCTCACGATGCTGGTGTGCGTGGCGCTGGCGCGGGCGGTCGTCGCGGCCAACACCCGGCTGCTGACCTCCCGCAAGGGGCGTGATCTGGCGGTGCTCAGCGGTCTGGTGATCGCGGTCGGCCTCCAGGTCGTCAACTTCGGTGCACAGCGGCTCGGCGACGATGCCGGGCTCGCGACACTCGAACCGGTCGCGGACGTGGTGCGCTGGCTGCCGCCCGCGTCGGCGATCGGCGCGGTGGACGCCGCGAGCGAGGGAGCGTACGGGCGGGCCGCCGCCGGACTGCTGCTGACCGCCGCAGCCCTGGTCGCGCTGCTGTGGGTCTGGCAGCGCTCACTGGTGAAACTGATGACGGCGCCGGACGGTTCGACGCTCGAGGCCGCGTCGGGGCCCTCGCGCAAGGAGTCCGCGCGCGGACTTGGGCGGCTGCTGCCCGAGGGGCGCACCGGGGCGACGGTGCAGCGCACCCTGCAGTACATGTGGCGGCACCCCAAGATCCGGGCCGGTCTGGTGACCGCGCTGGCCATCGGCCTGATCGTGCCGGTGTTCAACGTCCTCAACGGCGCCGGGACCGTCTACTTCGGCTGCTTCGCCGCGTGGATGATGGGCATGGGGATGTACAACCAGTTCGGGCAGGACAGCTCCGCCTTCTGGATGGTGCTGACGACGATCTCCTCGCCACGTGACGCCTATCTCGAACTGCGGGCGCGGACCATCGCGTTGATGATCGTCACCGTGCCGTACTCGGTGCTGGTCACCGTGGTCACGGCGGCCCTCGCCGACGACTGGGCGGCGCTGCCCGAGGCGCTCGGGCTCACCTTCGCGCTGCTCGGCGGAATGCTGGCGACCGGCGCGGTGGCCTCGGCCGGCTTCCCGTACTCGATCCCGCAGGACAGCGCGCACCGGAACGTGGCGCCGGGTCAGGGCGCGATCGCCTGGATCTCCATGTTCGGCGGGATGGTCTCGGCGTTCCTGCTGTGCGTGCCGGTGGTCGCGCTGACCGTGTGGCTGCATCTGTCCGGCGGGCATGCCTGGCTGTGGCTGCTGCTGCCGCTGGGCGCCGTGTACGGCACGCTGCTGATATGGGGCGCTCTGCGCTGGGCGGGCCCGCGTACCGCGGAGCGGCTGCCGGAGATCCTGACGGCAGTGAGCAAGGGTTGA
- a CDS encoding ABC transporter substrate-binding protein — protein sequence MTGWPRSSCTRPFSASTAIAVCTALGASLLTGCGVLPGGSVGSRDTLTVMTWAPEGTNATNKPGMPALAEAYGRWANANGGIDGHELRVITCNERNTPVGAATCARQAVDEKAVAVVGSYSQYGRSFMAPLEAAGIPYIGGYGLSDEEFTSSLSYPVNGGQVALMAGSGKQLARNCAAVALVRPDSVAGDALPTLLDSGLKEAGREPALDIKAPEDAGDYTSQADRALDHAGSAGSDAEGCVSAVLGERTETFVDSFRRLKDRNEADNVHVASILGSVDQSLVNRTGGANGPFEGAYVTGWYPDSGDPRWDGMHELIREHAFGDNRIDPADVGVQTTYIAYTVLKAAIEAVDSDEIDARALAKALDNGPGVSTGGLTPTLRWHMKDLLGVPQFPRMVNPGVTFQVVRNGKLVSDTMEAVDVTDTLTNSSVD from the coding sequence ATGACCGGTTGGCCTCGTTCCTCCTGCACTCGTCCTTTCTCGGCCTCGACGGCGATCGCCGTGTGTACGGCGCTGGGGGCCTCCCTTCTCACGGGTTGCGGTGTCCTCCCCGGGGGTTCGGTGGGCTCCAGGGACACCCTCACGGTGATGACCTGGGCGCCGGAGGGCACCAACGCCACGAACAAGCCGGGCATGCCGGCCCTCGCGGAGGCGTACGGCCGCTGGGCCAACGCCAACGGTGGGATCGACGGACACGAGCTCCGCGTCATCACCTGCAACGAGCGCAACACCCCGGTGGGTGCCGCCACGTGCGCCCGCCAGGCCGTCGACGAGAAGGCCGTCGCGGTCGTCGGCTCCTACAGCCAGTACGGCCGGTCCTTCATGGCTCCGCTGGAAGCGGCGGGCATCCCCTACATCGGCGGCTACGGCCTCTCCGACGAGGAGTTCACCAGCAGCCTCTCCTACCCCGTCAACGGCGGCCAGGTGGCTCTGATGGCCGGCAGCGGCAAGCAGCTGGCACGCAACTGCGCAGCGGTCGCGCTGGTACGCCCCGACTCGGTGGCGGGCGACGCCCTGCCGACCCTGCTCGACTCCGGCCTGAAGGAGGCCGGCCGCGAGCCCGCACTGGACATCAAGGCACCGGAGGACGCCGGCGACTACACCTCGCAGGCAGACCGGGCACTCGACCACGCGGGCTCGGCCGGGAGCGACGCGGAGGGCTGCGTCAGCGCGGTGCTCGGCGAACGTACCGAGACGTTCGTCGACTCCTTCCGGCGCCTCAAGGACCGCAACGAGGCGGACAACGTCCACGTCGCCTCCATCCTGGGCAGTGTGGACCAGTCCCTGGTGAACCGTACGGGCGGGGCGAACGGCCCCTTCGAAGGCGCGTACGTCACCGGCTGGTACCCGGACTCCGGCGACCCGCGCTGGGACGGGATGCACGAGCTCATCCGCGAGCACGCCTTCGGCGACAACCGGATCGACCCGGCCGACGTGGGCGTGCAGACCACGTACATCGCGTACACCGTGCTGAAGGCGGCCATCGAGGCGGTCGACTCCGACGAGATCGACGCACGCGCCCTCGCCAAGGCGCTCGACAACGGGCCCGGCGTCAGCACCGGCGGACTCACCCCGACCCTGCGCTGGCACATGAAGGACCTGCTCGGCGTGCCGCAGTTCCCGCGCATGGTCAACCCGGGCGTCACCTTCCAGGTCGTACGCAACGGCAAGCTGGTGTCCGACACGATGGAGGCCGTGGACGTCACCGACACGCTGACGAACTCCTCGGTCGACTGA
- a CDS encoding metal-dependent transcriptional regulator, producing the protein MSGLIDTTEMYLRTILELEEEGVVPMRARIAERLDQSGPTVSQTVARMERDGLVQVAGDRHLELTVEGRRLATRVMRKHRLAECLLVDVIGLEWEQVHAEACRWEHVMSEAVERRVLELLRHPTESPYGNPIPGLDELGEKGEVETFLDDSMVSLADLEPGAEGKTVIVRRIGEPIQTDAQLMYTLRRAGIQPGSVVSVTDSPGGVLVGSGGEAAELDADVASHVFVAKR; encoded by the coding sequence ATGTCCGGACTGATCGACACCACGGAGATGTACCTCCGCACCATCCTCGAGCTCGAGGAAGAGGGCGTTGTCCCGATGCGCGCGCGGATCGCGGAACGTCTCGATCAGAGTGGCCCGACGGTGAGTCAGACCGTCGCGCGCATGGAGCGTGACGGTCTGGTGCAGGTGGCGGGTGACCGGCATCTGGAACTGACCGTCGAGGGGCGCCGGCTGGCCACCCGGGTCATGCGCAAGCACCGGCTCGCGGAGTGTCTCCTCGTCGATGTGATCGGCCTGGAGTGGGAGCAGGTCCACGCCGAGGCGTGCCGCTGGGAGCATGTGATGAGCGAGGCGGTGGAGAGGCGTGTGCTGGAGCTGCTGCGTCACCCCACCGAGTCGCCGTACGGCAATCCGATCCCGGGCCTGGACGAGCTGGGCGAGAAGGGCGAGGTCGAGACCTTCCTCGACGACAGCATGGTGAGCCTGGCCGATCTGGAGCCGGGCGCCGAGGGCAAGACGGTGATCGTGCGGCGTATCGGTGAGCCGATCCAGACGGACGCGCAGCTGATGTACACCCTGCGTCGCGCGGGCATTCAGCCCGGGTCCGTGGTGAGCGTGACCGACTCCCCGGGCGGTGTGCTGGTCGGCAGCGGTGGCGAGGCCGCCGAGCTGGACGCCGATGTCGCCTCGCACGTCTTCGTGGCCAAGCGGTAG
- a CDS encoding ABC transporter ATP-binding protein codes for MRGQGVEGTGAAPEVTPPAVRIQGLWKRFGEQIAVAGIDLELPAGRFIGLVGPNGAGKTTTLSMVTGLLRPDQGTVEVAGHDVWRDPVEVKARIGVLPEGLRLFERLSGRELLGYIGRLRGLPGAETDKRATQLLDVLDLAGSQHKLVVDYSTGMRKKIGLAAALLHNPEVLFLDEPFEGVDPVSAQTIRGVLERYTASGATVVFSSHVMELVESLCDWVAVMAAGRIRAHGPLAEVRGDAPTLQSAFLELVGANGRDAGASLDWLGGGAAGR; via the coding sequence ATGCGGGGCCAGGGAGTCGAAGGAACGGGCGCAGCACCGGAGGTGACGCCGCCCGCGGTTCGCATACAGGGGCTGTGGAAGCGTTTCGGTGAGCAGATCGCCGTCGCGGGCATCGATCTGGAGCTGCCCGCGGGCCGGTTCATCGGTCTGGTGGGGCCGAACGGTGCGGGCAAGACGACCACGCTGTCGATGGTCACCGGGCTGCTGAGGCCGGATCAGGGGACCGTCGAGGTGGCCGGCCACGATGTGTGGCGGGACCCGGTCGAGGTCAAGGCCAGGATCGGTGTACTGCCCGAGGGGCTGCGGCTCTTCGAACGTCTCTCGGGACGCGAACTCCTCGGCTACATCGGCCGGCTGCGGGGGCTGCCAGGCGCCGAGACCGACAAGCGGGCCACCCAGCTGCTGGACGTTCTCGATCTGGCGGGCTCTCAGCACAAGCTGGTCGTCGACTACTCGACGGGTATGCGCAAGAAAATCGGCCTGGCCGCCGCGCTGTTGCACAACCCCGAAGTGCTGTTCCTGGACGAACCCTTCGAGGGCGTCGACCCGGTCTCCGCGCAGACGATCCGCGGAGTGCTGGAGCGTTACACCGCCTCCGGGGCGACCGTCGTCTTCTCCAGCCATGTCATGGAGCTCGTCGAGTCGCTGTGCGACTGGGTCGCCGTGATGGCGGCCGGCCGGATCCGCGCGCACGGTCCGCTGGCCGAGGTACGGGGTGACGCGCCCACCCTCCAGAGCGCCTTCCTGGAACTGGTCGGCGCGAACGGCCGGGACGCCGGTGCGTCCCTGGACTGGCTCGGCGGCGGGGCGGCAGGCCGGTGA
- a CDS encoding SIS domain-containing protein: MSENKLAGRFFDAAIGLLRRVRDEESANIAAAGTAVADAVAAGGRLFAFGAGHSALPAQDVVYRAGGFALMNLLAVPGAVGVDVMPATLGSALERVDGLAGAVLDSSPAADGDVLFVISLSGRNALPVEMAAHARTLGMTVIGVTSVAYAKETRSQHSSRTFLKDHCDIVLDSKIAVGDAELTAEGVDAPFAPASTVVTSALMQAVMATAAGELAGRGIQPPLLRSGNVDGGHEWNGRVMAEYHDRIFFRH, encoded by the coding sequence ATGAGCGAGAACAAGCTGGCCGGCCGGTTCTTCGATGCCGCGATCGGCCTGCTCCGGCGCGTACGCGACGAGGAGTCCGCGAACATCGCCGCGGCCGGCACCGCCGTCGCCGACGCCGTGGCCGCCGGCGGCCGCCTCTTCGCCTTCGGCGCGGGCCACTCCGCTCTCCCCGCCCAGGACGTCGTCTACCGGGCCGGCGGCTTCGCCCTGATGAACCTGCTCGCGGTGCCGGGCGCGGTCGGCGTCGACGTCATGCCTGCCACCCTCGGCTCCGCGCTGGAACGCGTCGACGGACTGGCCGGCGCGGTCCTCGACAGCTCGCCCGCCGCCGACGGGGACGTCCTCTTCGTCATATCGCTCTCCGGCCGCAACGCGCTCCCGGTGGAGATGGCCGCGCACGCGCGGACCCTCGGCATGACCGTCATCGGCGTCACCTCGGTGGCATACGCGAAGGAGACCCGCTCGCAGCACTCCTCCCGCACCTTCCTGAAGGACCACTGCGACATCGTCCTCGACAGCAAGATCGCGGTGGGTGACGCGGAACTCACCGCCGAGGGCGTCGACGCCCCCTTCGCCCCCGCCTCCACCGTCGTCACCAGCGCCCTGATGCAGGCCGTCATGGCCACGGCCGCCGGCGAACTGGCCGGCCGCGGCATCCAGCCTCCGCTGCTGCGCTCCGGGAACGTCGACGGCGGACACGAATGGAACGGCCGCGTCATGGCCGAGTACCACGACCGGATCTTCTTCCGTCACTGA
- the purU gene encoding formyltetrahydrofolate deformylase: MTVSQPAISDQYILTLSCPDKQGIVHAVSSYLFITGCNIMDSQQFGDHDTGLFFMRVHFSAETPVTAEKLRASFAAVGDSHQMDWQIHRADDRMRIVLMVSKFGHCLNDLLFRARTGGLPVEIAAVVSNHTDFAELVGSYDIPFHHIPVTKDSKAEAEAQLLDIVRGENVELVVLARYMQVLSDDLCKQLSGRIINIHHSFLPSFKGAKPYHQAHARGVKLIGATAHYVTADLDEGPIIEQEVERVGHEVTPEQLVAIGRDVECQALARAVKWHAERRILLNGRRTVVFA, from the coding sequence ATGACCGTGTCGCAGCCCGCCATCTCCGACCAGTACATCCTGACCCTGTCATGCCCGGACAAACAGGGCATTGTGCACGCCGTGTCCAGCTACCTCTTCATCACCGGCTGCAACATCATGGACAGCCAGCAGTTCGGCGACCATGACACGGGGCTGTTCTTCATGCGGGTCCACTTCAGCGCCGAGACTCCGGTGACGGCGGAGAAGCTGCGGGCGAGCTTCGCCGCGGTGGGCGACTCGCACCAGATGGACTGGCAGATCCACCGGGCCGACGACAGGATGCGCATCGTCCTGATGGTCAGCAAGTTCGGCCACTGCCTGAACGACCTCCTCTTCCGCGCCCGGACCGGGGGGCTGCCGGTCGAGATCGCGGCCGTCGTCTCCAACCACACGGACTTCGCCGAGCTGGTCGGCTCGTACGACATCCCGTTCCACCACATCCCGGTGACCAAGGACAGCAAGGCCGAGGCCGAGGCACAGCTGCTGGACATCGTCCGCGGCGAGAACGTCGAGCTGGTGGTGCTGGCCCGCTACATGCAGGTGCTGTCGGACGACCTGTGCAAGCAGCTGTCCGGCCGGATCATCAACATCCACCACTCCTTCCTGCCGAGCTTCAAGGGCGCAAAGCCCTACCACCAGGCTCACGCGCGCGGTGTGAAGCTGATCGGCGCGACGGCCCACTACGTCACCGCCGACCTCGACGAGGGCCCGATCATCGAGCAGGAGGTCGAGCGGGTCGGCCACGAGGTCACCCCCGAGCAACTGGTCGCGATCGGCCGGGACGTGGAGTGCCAGGCGCTGGCCCGCGCGGTCAAGTGGCACGCGGAACGCCGCATCCTGCTCAACGGCCGCCGCACGGTGGTGTTCGCTTAG
- a CDS encoding bifunctional DNA primase/polymerase, with amino-acid sequence MAGVEFFVEETIGVTESARIPKQRGDQLLDSAVRYVEERHWDVFPGTWLEPENGTERCSCGDTGCPVPGAHPARPDWATQVTGSAVVARRLWSRQPRASVLLPAGRTFDAVDVPEAAGFLALARMERMDLTLGPVICAPDRRMLFFVLPGTAAKAPELVRKLGWTVSAIDLMARGEGDYVAAPPTRIGGRGAVQWARRPTPANRWLPDAEELISPLAYACGREAAAAKSRRK; translated from the coding sequence ATGGCGGGAGTTGAGTTCTTCGTGGAAGAGACCATCGGAGTCACGGAGTCCGCACGGATCCCCAAGCAACGCGGCGACCAACTGCTGGACAGCGCCGTGCGGTACGTGGAAGAGCGGCACTGGGATGTGTTCCCCGGCACCTGGCTGGAGCCGGAGAACGGTACGGAACGCTGCTCGTGCGGCGACACCGGGTGCCCTGTGCCGGGCGCGCACCCGGCCCGGCCGGACTGGGCGACGCAGGTGACCGGCAGCGCGGTCGTCGCGCGCCGGCTGTGGTCCAGGCAGCCGAGGGCATCGGTCCTGCTGCCGGCCGGCCGTACCTTCGACGCGGTCGATGTGCCCGAGGCCGCCGGATTCCTGGCGCTGGCCCGGATGGAGCGGATGGATCTGACCCTGGGCCCGGTCATCTGCGCCCCGGACCGCCGGATGCTGTTCTTCGTCCTGCCCGGCACCGCCGCCAAGGCGCCCGAGCTGGTGCGGAAGTTGGGCTGGACGGTGTCCGCGATCGACCTGATGGCACGTGGCGAGGGCGACTACGTGGCGGCGCCGCCGACCCGGATCGGCGGTCGTGGCGCGGTGCAGTGGGCACGCCGGCCCACTCCGGCCAACCGCTGGCTGCCGGACGCGGAGGAGCTGATCAGCCCGCTGGCGTACGCATGCGGACGGGAGGCCGCAGCTGCCAAGTCACGCCGAAAGTAG
- a CDS encoding transcriptional regulator — protein MAARPLVARQPNERLQALIQEAGCSNAGLARRVNMVGAERGLDLRYDKTSVARWLRGQQPRGRAPGIIAEALGRKLARTVSIEEIGMANGKNLASDVGLQFSPTVLGAIEQVCELWRSDVGRREILTGATVAASALVEPSRDWLITGADAQVARSAGARVGASDVAAVRAMTDALVELDHRFGSGHVRPVVVHYLNSVVSGLLSGSYRESTGRRLFAAVARLTELAGYMAVDTGRPALAQRYYIQALRLAQAAGDRGYGGCVLAASMSHLAAQLGNPREIAQLARAAQEGTRGRVTPRAEAMFHAAEARGHALMGDARACQEAAGRALAAMDRVDPDSGDDPDWIAHFDRAYLADELAHCHRDLGQADAAARRAEESLGAHPESRARRRTIGLILLASAQVQQREVEQACHTGLRAVELLATLRSNRGADYLDDLRLRLEPYAEEPAVREFGARADMLVA, from the coding sequence ATGGCAGCCAGGCCTCTCGTAGCCCGTCAGCCCAACGAACGGCTGCAGGCACTCATCCAGGAAGCCGGGTGCTCCAACGCCGGGCTCGCCCGCCGCGTCAACATGGTCGGCGCGGAACGCGGACTCGACCTCCGCTACGACAAGACGTCCGTGGCCCGTTGGCTGCGCGGCCAGCAGCCGCGCGGCCGGGCACCGGGGATCATCGCCGAGGCGCTGGGCCGCAAACTCGCGCGTACGGTCTCGATCGAGGAGATCGGCATGGCCAACGGCAAGAACCTCGCCTCCGACGTCGGCCTGCAGTTCTCGCCCACCGTCCTCGGAGCCATCGAGCAGGTCTGCGAGCTGTGGCGCAGCGACGTCGGCCGCCGCGAGATCCTCACCGGGGCCACGGTGGCCGCGTCCGCGCTCGTCGAGCCCAGCCGCGACTGGCTGATCACCGGCGCCGACGCACAGGTCGCCCGGTCCGCGGGCGCGCGGGTCGGGGCCTCGGACGTGGCGGCGGTACGGGCCATGACCGACGCCCTCGTCGAACTGGACCACCGGTTCGGCAGCGGCCATGTCCGCCCGGTCGTCGTGCACTACCTCAACAGCGTCGTCTCCGGGCTGCTGTCCGGCTCGTACCGCGAATCCACCGGCCGCCGGCTCTTCGCGGCCGTCGCCCGGCTCACCGAACTCGCCGGTTACATGGCCGTCGACACCGGCCGGCCCGCGCTCGCCCAGCGCTACTACATCCAGGCGCTGCGCCTCGCCCAGGCGGCCGGCGACCGCGGCTACGGCGGCTGTGTACTGGCCGCTTCGATGAGCCACCTCGCCGCACAGCTCGGGAACCCGCGCGAGATCGCCCAGTTGGCGAGGGCCGCGCAGGAAGGAACGCGAGGCCGGGTCACCCCGCGTGCGGAGGCGATGTTCCACGCCGCCGAGGCGCGCGGGCACGCGCTCATGGGCGACGCCCGCGCCTGTCAGGAGGCGGCGGGCAGGGCCCTGGCCGCGATGGACCGCGTCGACCCGGACTCCGGTGACGACCCGGACTGGATCGCGCACTTCGACCGGGCCTATCTGGCCGACGAGTTGGCCCACTGCCACCGTGACCTCGGCCAGGCCGACGCGGCGGCCAGGCGCGCCGAGGAATCCCTTGGTGCCCACCCGGAGTCGAGGGCGCGCCGCCGCACGATCGGGCTGATCCTGCTGGCCTCGGCCCAGGTTCAGCAGCGCGAGGTGGAACAGGCCTGTCATACGGGCCTGCGGGCCGTGGAGTTGCTCGCCACCCTGCGCTCCAACCGCGGCGCGGACTATCTGGACGACCTCCGGCTACGCCTGGAACCGTACGCGGAGGAGCCCGCGGTGCGGGAGTTCGGTGCCCGTGCCGACATGCTGGTGGCGTGA
- a CDS encoding SCO4402 family protein produces MGGMPLNDMPWWRWRANVRSALHMLSDPVFQKECWVTPREGYGDVTDAVYRLVEDTWLDNWSAEKYVGTIFRDSNEAALVDVAVMRVLRIMHQVGADAPVSAYMEHHGWPEAVRAARDAHVRLAANDGEDPDAPPRSLDVLRILTRSS; encoded by the coding sequence ATGGGCGGTATGCCGCTCAACGACATGCCGTGGTGGCGCTGGCGCGCGAATGTGCGTTCCGCGCTGCACATGCTCTCCGACCCGGTCTTCCAGAAGGAGTGCTGGGTCACGCCGCGCGAGGGGTACGGGGACGTCACCGATGCCGTGTACCGGCTCGTCGAGGACACCTGGCTGGACAACTGGTCGGCCGAGAAGTACGTCGGCACCATCTTCCGTGACTCGAACGAGGCCGCACTGGTGGATGTCGCGGTCATGCGGGTGCTGCGGATCATGCACCAGGTGGGGGCGGACGCCCCGGTATCGGCGTACATGGAGCATCACGGCTGGCCCGAGGCCGTACGGGCCGCCCGCGACGCCCATGTCCGGCTGGCCGCGAACGACGGCGAGGACCCCGACGCTCCGCCGCGCTCGCTCGACGTGCTCCGCATATTGACCAGGTCGAGCTGA
- a CDS encoding alpha/beta hydrolase encodes MARRMDVTGADGVRLAAWEFADPPKERGEDGSAPGVLLLHGLMGRASHWAGTARWLAERHRAVALDQRGHGRSDKPVDGPYTREAYVDDVEAAVEQLGLGPVILIGHSMGALTAWQLAAGRPDLVRALVICDMRASALGAASQREWTDWFRAWPVPFATLADVRKWFGEDDPWVERPNPARGEFFAEVMAERTDGWRPVFSRRQMLTSRETWVYDAHWEELAMVRCPTLVVRGLDGELGRAEAQEMVRVLPQGQYAEVPEAGHLVHYDQPEGWRAVVEPFLEETARVYS; translated from the coding sequence ATGGCGCGACGCATGGACGTAACCGGAGCCGACGGCGTACGCCTCGCGGCCTGGGAGTTCGCGGACCCCCCGAAGGAGCGGGGCGAGGACGGGAGCGCCCCCGGCGTCCTGCTGCTGCACGGGCTCATGGGCCGCGCCTCGCACTGGGCCGGCACGGCCCGCTGGCTCGCCGAGCGGCACCGGGCGGTCGCCCTCGACCAGCGCGGACACGGCCGCAGCGACAAGCCGGTGGACGGTCCGTACACCCGCGAGGCGTATGTGGACGACGTCGAGGCCGCCGTCGAGCAGCTGGGCCTCGGGCCGGTGATCCTGATCGGTCACTCCATGGGCGCGCTGACCGCCTGGCAGCTCGCCGCCGGACGACCCGATCTGGTGCGGGCGCTGGTCATCTGCGACATGCGTGCCTCCGCGCTCGGCGCGGCCTCCCAGCGGGAGTGGACGGACTGGTTCCGGGCCTGGCCGGTGCCGTTCGCGACGCTCGCGGACGTGCGGAAGTGGTTCGGCGAGGACGATCCCTGGGTGGAGCGGCCGAATCCGGCACGCGGTGAGTTCTTCGCCGAGGTGATGGCCGAGCGGACGGACGGCTGGCGGCCGGTCTTCTCCCGGCGGCAGATGCTCACGTCCCGCGAGACCTGGGTGTACGACGCGCACTGGGAGGAGCTCGCGATGGTCCGCTGCCCGACGCTGGTCGTGCGCGGCCTGGACGGCGAGCTGGGCCGGGCGGAGGCGCAGGAAATGGTGCGGGTGCTGCCCCAGGGGCAGTACGCCGAGGTGCCCGAGGCCGGTCATCTGGTCCACTACGACCAGCCGGAGGGCTGGCGCGCGGTCGTGGAGCCGTTCCTGGAGGAGACCGCGCGGGTCTACTCCTGA